In Pseudomonas grandcourensis, the DNA window CGCATCGAGATCGGTCTGCGGGTGGGCAAGTTGGGCAACAGCTCGGTGCAATACGAACTGGCCGTGTTCAAGCAAGGGGACGACGAAGCCTGTGCGGCGGGGCGCTTCGTGCATGTGTTTGTCAATCGTGCGTCGAATCAACCTGTGGCGATTCCTGCAGGATTGCGCGGGGCGCTGGAGCGTCTGGTGGTTCAGTAAGGCAAAAAAAATCGCAGCCCTTGGGCTGCGATTTTTGTTGTACTTACCAGCGAGGCGCTCGAGGCCTTAGTCGCGGTAGTACTTGTGGTGCTTGCGATGGCCATAGGCATGGCCGCGGCCCGGATGGTCGTCACGGTAGTAGCGACGATCACCATGGCCGCGATAGTAACGACGATCGTCGTCATCATCATTATCGTACTCTTTGCCCATGTGGTTACCCAGCGCGCCACCGGCGCCGCCGCCTGCTGCGGCGCCGATCAGGCTGCCGGTGGTGCCGCCCAAGCTGCGGCCGACCACGTTACCGCCTGCAGCACCCAACGCACCGCCAATGGCTGCTTCGCCACGGCTGTGTTTGTTTGCGCCGACGGCGCTACCACCCGCGCCACCCAGGGCCGCGCCGATGGTGGAACCTGTACTGCCGCCTAACGACTGACCGACGACCGAGCCTAAAACCCCGCCCAATGCGCCGCCTACGCCGGCTTCGGTAGTGCCGCCAGCAGACGCAATACCGCTGACCAGGCCAAGGGACAACAAGAGAATCGAGGAGAACTTCATGGAGGAACCTCTAGGGGATGACGGCGCGATCCTGAGGCTCTGGAATGGGCGTGACAATCGAAATCCGACGAATAACACGACCTGTATACAATATTGCAAGTTACTGTTTTTGGGGCGGAACTTAACGTTTTTTTGCAGGTCTTTTACTTATTCGCAAAGGCCGTTTTCATAAGAAAGCGGCCTTTTTTGTGGGCGAAAGGAAAGTATTCGAACGGAGTCGTTCATAGGGTGAATCGGTCGACGCCTTCGCGAGCAGGCTCGCGATGGGGCCAGTTCAGACAACCTGTTACGCCGACCTGGCCATGATCAACCCGGTCTCACTCGCCGCTTCCAACCGGATCGCCACAAACTTCGATGTCGGCGTATCACTGCCATCGCCGGTGCTTTCCAGCGGCACCAAGGGGTTCACTTCCGGATAGTAGGCCGCCGCCTGCCCGGCCGGGATATCAAACGCCAGCAGGGTGAAGCCTTTTACCCGACGTTCGACGCCATCGTCCCAGAGCGAAACGATGTCGGCCTTTTGCCCCGGCTTGAAGCCCAGGCGGATGATGTCGGCCTCGTTGACGAACAACACGTCCCGCTGACCCTTCACGCCGCGATAACGGTCGTTGAGGCCATAGATGGTGGTGTTGTACTGATCGTGGGAGCGCAACGATTGCATGATCAGGTCCGGCAGTACTCCGGTGGCGCGGGTGCGTTCGTGCACCAGGTCTTTGGGCAGTGCGTTGGGGCGGAAATTGGCCCGGCCCGAGGCAGTGTTCCACTTGCGTGCGCCGGCACTGTTGCCCAGGTAGAAGCCACCAGGGTTCTTGATCTTCTCGTTGAAGTCCTTGAAGCCGGGAATGGTCTCGGCGATCAGGTCGCGGATGCGGCCGTAGTCGGCCACCAGCCAGTTCCAGTCCACCGGGTGGCTGCCCAGGGTTGCGGCAGCGATGCCGGCCAGGATCGCCGGTTCCGAGCGCATCTGGTTCGAAAGGGGCTGCAACTGGCCGTTGGAGGCGTGGACCATGCTGAACGAGTCTTCGACAGTTATCGCCTGCGGGCTTTGGGTCTGGATATCGATGTCGGTGCGGCCCAGGCACGGCAGGATCAGCGCGTCCTTGCCACGCGTCAAATGGCTGCGGTTGAGCTTGGTGCTGATCTGCACGGTCAGGTCGCAGTTTCGCAGGGCCTGGAACGTGCGCGGGCTGTCCGGCGTGGCCTGGGCGAAGTTGCCGCCCAGGCCGATGAAGACTTTCGCCCGGCCTTCAGCCATCGCATGAATCGCCTCGACCACGTTGTGGCCGTTGTCGCGTGGCACCTTGAACTGGAAGCGCCGCTCCAGGGCATCGAGGAACGCGACAGGAGGGCGTTCGTTGATGCCCATGGTTCGGTCGCCCTGCACGTTGCTGTGGCCACGCACCGGGCACAGACCGGCGCCCGGCCGGCCGATGTTGCCGCGCAGCATCATCAGATTGGCGATTTCCTGGATGGTCGCCACCGAATGGCGGTGTTGGGTGATGCCCATGGCCCAGCACATGATGACGTTCTTGCCCTTGGCGTACATGCGCGCGGCTTGCTCGATTTCCACCAGGCTCAGGCCGGACTGCTCGACGATCTGCTCCCACGGGGTGTCGTCGATGGTCGCAAGGTACTCCAGCACATTGACGCTGTGCTCGTTGAGGAAGTCGTGGTCGAACACCGCCGGGGCACCGGTTTTCTGCGCGTCGCGCTCCCAGAGCAGGAGGAATTTCGCCATGCCGCGCATGATTGCCATGTCGCCACCCAGGGCCGGGCGGAAGAACGCGGTGTTGGTCGGCTTGTCGCCGTTGGTGAGCATTTCGATCGCGTGCTGTGGATGCTGGAAACGCTCCAGGCCCCGCTCTTTCAGCGGGTTGATGCACACCACTTGAGCGCCGCGCTTCACCGCTTCGCGCAGCGGTTCGAGCATTCGCGGGTGGTTGGTGCCGGGGTTCTGGCCCCAGACGAAAATCGCATCGGCGTGTTCGAAGTCGTCGAAGGTCACGGTGCCTTTGCCGACCCCGACGCTTTGCGACAGCGCGACACCGCTGGCCTCGTGACACATGTTCGAGCAGTCAGGGAAGTTGTTGGTACCGTAGGCGCGCACGAACAGTTGATAGAGGTACGCCGCTTCGTTACTCGCCCGGCCCGAGGTGTAGAACTCGGCCTGATCGGGGCTCGACAGACCGTTCAGGTGTTTGGCGATCAGGGCGAAGGCGGCGTCCCAGCTGATCGGCTTGTAGCGATCGGTCTCGGCGTCGTAGCTCATCGGCTCAGTCAGGCGGCCCTGGTATTCGAGCCAATAGTCGCTTTGCTCCAGCAGCGAAGTGACGCTGTGTTTGGCGAAGAACTTGGCATCGACACGACGTTTGGTCGCTTCCCAGTTCACCGCCTTGGCGCCGTT includes these proteins:
- a CDS encoding FdhF/YdeP family oxidoreductase, whose amino-acid sequence is MSQHRQADQKPVPRFKPYKGPAGGWGALISVAQAWLTSDNALKNLRIMLKTNQNGGFDCPGCAWGDSPEKGMVMFCENGAKAVNWEATKRRVDAKFFAKHSVTSLLEQSDYWLEYQGRLTEPMSYDAETDRYKPISWDAAFALIAKHLNGLSSPDQAEFYTSGRASNEAAYLYQLFVRAYGTNNFPDCSNMCHEASGVALSQSVGVGKGTVTFDDFEHADAIFVWGQNPGTNHPRMLEPLREAVKRGAQVVCINPLKERGLERFQHPQHAIEMLTNGDKPTNTAFFRPALGGDMAIMRGMAKFLLLWERDAQKTGAPAVFDHDFLNEHSVNVLEYLATIDDTPWEQIVEQSGLSLVEIEQAARMYAKGKNVIMCWAMGITQHRHSVATIQEIANLMMLRGNIGRPGAGLCPVRGHSNVQGDRTMGINERPPVAFLDALERRFQFKVPRDNGHNVVEAIHAMAEGRAKVFIGLGGNFAQATPDSPRTFQALRNCDLTVQISTKLNRSHLTRGKDALILPCLGRTDIDIQTQSPQAITVEDSFSMVHASNGQLQPLSNQMRSEPAILAGIAAATLGSHPVDWNWLVADYGRIRDLIAETIPGFKDFNEKIKNPGGFYLGNSAGARKWNTASGRANFRPNALPKDLVHERTRATGVLPDLIMQSLRSHDQYNTTIYGLNDRYRGVKGQRDVLFVNEADIIRLGFKPGQKADIVSLWDDGVERRVKGFTLLAFDIPAGQAAAYYPEVNPLVPLESTGDGSDTPTSKFVAIRLEAASETGLIMARSA
- a CDS encoding glycine zipper domain-containing protein, with product MKFSSILLLSLGLVSGIASAGGTTEAGVGGALGGVLGSVVGQSLGGSTGSTIGAALGGAGGSAVGANKHSRGEAAIGGALGAAGGNVVGRSLGGTTGSLIGAAAGGGAGGALGNHMGKEYDNDDDDDRRYYRGHGDRRYYRDDHPGRGHAYGHRKHHKYYRD